A window of the Hordeum vulgare subsp. vulgare chromosome 5H, MorexV3_pseudomolecules_assembly, whole genome shotgun sequence genome harbors these coding sequences:
- the LOC123452761 gene encoding uncharacterized protein LOC123452761, producing the protein MEATAASTRPLFLLAPSPPLVSTVRLSLRVGRRRLVAAGARKKRGRQDGDAGEERVDAHSFNPKDGEVTGPFPEAVLLRKKKVKEDGEALPEFADAEEEKLYELLNIQLESGLNLQRMRHYEVVYLIHEDRVEEVEDVVSKVQDFIREKKGRIWRVNNWGLRRLAYKIKKATHANYILMNFEIQAQSINDFKTLLDKDERIIRHLVMKRDEAITEDCPPPPEFHAMRSQQLDDEYIDEEYGKADDADDEAELESFGNVDDDVEDGDEPEIILVDEVDDDNAEDLRRRNRKVKLEKYTLEKVLR; encoded by the exons ATGGAGGCCACAGCCGCGTCGACGCGGCCTCTCTTCCTCCTGGCGCCCTCCCCGCCGCTGGTAAGCACGGTGCGCCTCTCCCTTCGCGTGGGGAGGCGCCGGCTCGTAGCCGCGGGGGCCAGGAAGAAGAGGGGGCGGCAGGACGGGGATGCGGGGGAGGAGAGGGTGGACGCGCACAGCTTCAACCCCAAGGACGGCGAGGTCACCGGGCCATTCCCCGAGGCCGTGCTTCTGAGAAAG AAAAAGGTGAAAGAGGACGGTGAAGCTTTGCCAGAATTCGCGGACGCCGAAGAAG AAAAGCTATACGAGCTTCTTAACATTCAGCTAGAGAGTGGTTTAAATTTGCAAAGAA TGCGGCACTATGAAGTTGTTTACCTCATTCACGAGGACCGTGTGGAAGAAGTTGAAGACGTTGTATCCAAAGTACAAG ACTTTATCAGAGAGAAGAAAGGAAGGATTTGGAGGGTTAACAACTGGGGACTGCGTAGACTTGCTTACAAGATAAAGAAAGCAACGCATGCCAACTACATCCTAATGAACTTTGAGATACAGGCACAATCCATAAATGATTTCAAGACTCTGCTAGATAAGGATGAAAGAATCATTAGACACCTTGTGATGAAACGAGATGAGGCGATTACTGAAGACTGCCCTCCTCCACCAGAGTTCCACGCAATGCGATCTCAACAGTTGGATGATGAATATATTGATGAGGAATATGGGAAGGCGGACGATGCGGATGATGAGGCTGAACTAGAGTCTTTTGGCAATGTTGACGATGATGTTGAAGATGGCGATGAACCTGAAATCATTCTTGTTGATGAAGTTGACGATGACAATGCTGAAGACCtcagaagaagaaataggaaggTGAAACTGGAGAAGTATACGTTGGAGAAGGTCTTGAGGTAG
- the LOC123452760 gene encoding rhodanese-like domain-containing protein 6 isoform X2: MDATATSTQEQPKQEEGGGGDGSYGVLLYYKYAEVPDAPALAAFYESRCRALALVGRVRVGPDGVNATLGGRMAALEKHIKEMSSNSLFDGADFKLASCEDPVDDRVARECGFTSLSVRLVKELVTLCSNPSLTTPDIKFAGRHLSAAEFHSVLQSVGTCLDTEAPAGQNDVVVLDARNLYETRIGKFHVPNVETLHPEIRQYSDLPLWIDEHTEKLRGKSIMMYCTGGIRCEMASAYIRSKGEGFENVFQLYGGIQRYLEQYPDGGYFDGKNFVFDHRISVGRIKDNILGTCLICGSTYDDYSSRCRCSHCRMLVLVCSTCQDSTKEYVCELCLKNGKQCCEISVKQDCQTKSELSEPSDIGKLSISNKISSFKAPGSNGSEQLKKLRILCLHGFRQNSSNFKGRTSSLAKKLKHIAELVFIDAPHELSFVYQPHPDVYSDKPSPPSATAKTKFAWLVSPKMSCHSMQDWKVADAPFDPLQYQEQTDGFKESYAYLDSIIAQDGNFDGVLGFSQGAAMAALLCRQQQKTCGSPKFRFGIFCSGYPAPVGDFDSEPIRLPSLHCFGGGEGHDRQIASRASTELAGMFEEGRCTIVEHDMGHIIPTRPPYIDQMKEFLCNFI, from the exons ATGGACGCGACGGCGACATCGACACAGGAGCAGCCGAAGCAGGAGGAAGGAGGCGGTGGAGACGGAAGCTACGGCGTGCTCCTGTACTACAAGTACGCCGAGGTCCCCGACGCCCCCGCGCTCGCGGCCTTCTACGAGTCCCGCTGCCGCGCTCTCGCGCTCGTCGGCCGCGTCCGCGTCGGCCCCGACGGCGTCAATGCGACG CTCGGGGGAAGAATGGCGGCGCTGGAAAAGCACATCAAGGAAATGAGCTCGAACAGCCTGTTCGACGGGGCCGACTTCAAGCTGGCCTCCTGCGAGGACCCTGTGGACGACAGGGTCGCCAGGGAGTGCGGCTTCACGTCGCTCTCCGTTCGGCTCGTCAAG GAGCTGGTCACGCTTTGTTCCAACCCGTCATTGACAACCCCCGATATCAAATTCGCGGGGAGGCATTTGTCAGCGGCTGAGTTCCACTCGGTGCTTCAGAGTGTGG GAACCTGTTTGGATACTGAGGCGCCTGCGGGGCAGAATGATGTGGTTGTTTTGGATGCAAGGAATCTGTATGAGACCCGGATCGGCAAGTTTCATGTACCAAATGTGGAGACGCTGCATCCTGAAATCAGACAATACAGTGACTTGCCATTGTGGATAGATGAGCATACTGAGAAGCTACGTGGTAAATCAATTATGAT GTACTGCACAGGAGGTATACGCTGTGAGATGGCCTCAGCTTATATCCGCTCCAAAGGTGAAGGCTTCGAGAATGTTTTTCAG TTATACGGTGGCATTCAGAGATATTTGGAGCAATATCcagatggtggctattttgatggAAAGAATTTTGTATTTGACCATAG AATCTCTGTGGGAAGAATTAAAGATAACATACTTGGAACTTGTTTGATATGCGGATCTACCTATGATGACTATTCCTCTCGGTGTCGTTGCAGCCATTGCAGAATGTTGGTCTTAGTGTGCTCCACATGTCAG gATTCTACTAAGGAGTATGTATGTGAACTATGTTTAAAGAATGGAAAACAGTGCTGTGAAATATCTGTAAAGCAAGACTGCCAAACAAAGTCAGAGCTATCTGAACCTTCTGACATTGGAAAGCTATCCATAAGCAATAAAATTTCATCCTTCAAAGCTCCCGGAAGTAATG GTAGTGAGcagctgaagaaattgaggattctCTGCTTACACGGTTTCCGTCAGAACTCTTCAAACTTTAAGGGAAGAACATCATCACTTGCGAAGAAGCTGAAGCACATCGCGGAGCTTGTCTTTATAGACGCTCCTCATGAGCTTTCATTTGTATACCAACCACATCCAGATGTCTACTCCGACAAACCCTCACCTCCATCTGCCACAGCGAAAACAAAATTTGCATGGCTAGTTTCTCCGAAAATGAGCTGCCACAGCATGCAAGATTGGAAGGTTGCAGATGCACCGTTTGACCCCCTTCAGTATCAGGAACAAACAGACGGGTTCAAGGAATCATATGCATACCTTGATAGTATAATTGCTCAGGACGGCAACTTTGATGGCGTTCTCGGTTTCTCCCAGGGTGCGGCAATGGCTGCCTTACTGTGCAGGCAGCAGCAAAAGACCTGCGGCTCTCCAAAGTTCAGGTTTGGGATATTCTGTTCTGGATATCCAGCACCTGTTGGTGATTTCGACAGCGAGCCAATCAGGCTTCCCTCGCTTCAttgcttcggtggtggtgaaggtCATGACAGGCAGATCGCAAGCAGGGCAAGCACTGAACTTGCTGGTATGTTTGAGGAAGGCCGGTGCACCATCGTTGAGCATGACATGGGGCATATCATTCCTACACGGCCACCTTACATCGATCAAATGAAAgaatttctatgcaatttcataTGA
- the LOC123452760 gene encoding rhodanese-like domain-containing protein 6 isoform X1 — translation MDATATSTQEQPKQEEGGGGDGSYGVLLYYKYAEVPDAPALAAFYESRCRALALVGRVRVGPDGVNATLGGRMAALEKHIKEMSSNSLFDGADFKLASCEDPVDDRVARECGFTSLSVRLVKELVTLCSNPSLTTPDIKFAGRHLSAAEFHSVLQSVAGTCLDTEAPAGQNDVVVLDARNLYETRIGKFHVPNVETLHPEIRQYSDLPLWIDEHTEKLRGKSIMMYCTGGIRCEMASAYIRSKGEGFENVFQLYGGIQRYLEQYPDGGYFDGKNFVFDHRISVGRIKDNILGTCLICGSTYDDYSSRCRCSHCRMLVLVCSTCQDSTKEYVCELCLKNGKQCCEISVKQDCQTKSELSEPSDIGKLSISNKISSFKAPGSNGSEQLKKLRILCLHGFRQNSSNFKGRTSSLAKKLKHIAELVFIDAPHELSFVYQPHPDVYSDKPSPPSATAKTKFAWLVSPKMSCHSMQDWKVADAPFDPLQYQEQTDGFKESYAYLDSIIAQDGNFDGVLGFSQGAAMAALLCRQQQKTCGSPKFRFGIFCSGYPAPVGDFDSEPIRLPSLHCFGGGEGHDRQIASRASTELAGMFEEGRCTIVEHDMGHIIPTRPPYIDQMKEFLCNFI, via the exons ATGGACGCGACGGCGACATCGACACAGGAGCAGCCGAAGCAGGAGGAAGGAGGCGGTGGAGACGGAAGCTACGGCGTGCTCCTGTACTACAAGTACGCCGAGGTCCCCGACGCCCCCGCGCTCGCGGCCTTCTACGAGTCCCGCTGCCGCGCTCTCGCGCTCGTCGGCCGCGTCCGCGTCGGCCCCGACGGCGTCAATGCGACG CTCGGGGGAAGAATGGCGGCGCTGGAAAAGCACATCAAGGAAATGAGCTCGAACAGCCTGTTCGACGGGGCCGACTTCAAGCTGGCCTCCTGCGAGGACCCTGTGGACGACAGGGTCGCCAGGGAGTGCGGCTTCACGTCGCTCTCCGTTCGGCTCGTCAAG GAGCTGGTCACGCTTTGTTCCAACCCGTCATTGACAACCCCCGATATCAAATTCGCGGGGAGGCATTTGTCAGCGGCTGAGTTCCACTCGGTGCTTCAGAGTGTGG CAGGAACCTGTTTGGATACTGAGGCGCCTGCGGGGCAGAATGATGTGGTTGTTTTGGATGCAAGGAATCTGTATGAGACCCGGATCGGCAAGTTTCATGTACCAAATGTGGAGACGCTGCATCCTGAAATCAGACAATACAGTGACTTGCCATTGTGGATAGATGAGCATACTGAGAAGCTACGTGGTAAATCAATTATGAT GTACTGCACAGGAGGTATACGCTGTGAGATGGCCTCAGCTTATATCCGCTCCAAAGGTGAAGGCTTCGAGAATGTTTTTCAG TTATACGGTGGCATTCAGAGATATTTGGAGCAATATCcagatggtggctattttgatggAAAGAATTTTGTATTTGACCATAG AATCTCTGTGGGAAGAATTAAAGATAACATACTTGGAACTTGTTTGATATGCGGATCTACCTATGATGACTATTCCTCTCGGTGTCGTTGCAGCCATTGCAGAATGTTGGTCTTAGTGTGCTCCACATGTCAG gATTCTACTAAGGAGTATGTATGTGAACTATGTTTAAAGAATGGAAAACAGTGCTGTGAAATATCTGTAAAGCAAGACTGCCAAACAAAGTCAGAGCTATCTGAACCTTCTGACATTGGAAAGCTATCCATAAGCAATAAAATTTCATCCTTCAAAGCTCCCGGAAGTAATG GTAGTGAGcagctgaagaaattgaggattctCTGCTTACACGGTTTCCGTCAGAACTCTTCAAACTTTAAGGGAAGAACATCATCACTTGCGAAGAAGCTGAAGCACATCGCGGAGCTTGTCTTTATAGACGCTCCTCATGAGCTTTCATTTGTATACCAACCACATCCAGATGTCTACTCCGACAAACCCTCACCTCCATCTGCCACAGCGAAAACAAAATTTGCATGGCTAGTTTCTCCGAAAATGAGCTGCCACAGCATGCAAGATTGGAAGGTTGCAGATGCACCGTTTGACCCCCTTCAGTATCAGGAACAAACAGACGGGTTCAAGGAATCATATGCATACCTTGATAGTATAATTGCTCAGGACGGCAACTTTGATGGCGTTCTCGGTTTCTCCCAGGGTGCGGCAATGGCTGCCTTACTGTGCAGGCAGCAGCAAAAGACCTGCGGCTCTCCAAAGTTCAGGTTTGGGATATTCTGTTCTGGATATCCAGCACCTGTTGGTGATTTCGACAGCGAGCCAATCAGGCTTCCCTCGCTTCAttgcttcggtggtggtgaaggtCATGACAGGCAGATCGCAAGCAGGGCAAGCACTGAACTTGCTGGTATGTTTGAGGAAGGCCGGTGCACCATCGTTGAGCATGACATGGGGCATATCATTCCTACACGGCCACCTTACATCGATCAAATGAAAgaatttctatgcaatttcataTGA